DNA from Leptospira harrisiae:
AAAATTCTTACATTGGATTGGGCATCGAACAAAATCTCTCTCAGTGTTAAAGACTTTTTGTCTGACCCCTGGTCAGGAAAACTTCCATTTAAAGAGTCAGATATTGTGACTGGAACTTTAGAGTCGATCAAACCATTTGGCCTCTTTGTTCGGTTAGGTGATGATTTTTCTGGTCTTGTTCCGAACAAAGAAACCGGAGTTCCATCTCGCACGCCTCTGAATACTGTTTTTAACCCAGGCCAAAAAATAGAAGTGTTTGTTATGGAGATCAATCCAGAAAAAAGACAAATTGCATTATCAATAGCAAAGGCTGCTGAGGCAAAAGATAGAATGGAATACCAAGAATACATGTCGAAAGAAGAGTCACCCGGTGCCGTTTCTAGTTTTGGATTGGCTTTGCAAAAATCTTTGGAAAAAAAGAATAAAAAGTAATTCACGAATTGGAAATCGCACTTTATCGTCCAGAAATACCCCCTAACACGGGCAATATTGCAAGACTTTGTGTCAATGTAGGGGTTCCCCTGTCCATTGTGGGGGAACCCTCTTTTGACCTCTCAGAAAAAGCGGTCAGGCGAGCAGGTCTTGATTATTGGAAAGATTTGGATCTTCGTAGGTTTGCCAACTACGAAGAATTTCGAAGCCAAAAACAAGCAGAAGGGAGTCGGATATTTCTCGTTTCCAAGTTTGGAACTAAAGTGTATTGGGATGTTAACTTCCAAAAAACGGATGTATTTTTATTTGGGAGGGAAACCTCAGGACTTCCGGAAGAAATTCACCAGTCTTGCCCTCCAGAACATATTATTTCCTTACCTATGGCAGAGGTAAGTCGTTCGATCAATCTTTCCAATGCTGTTGCCATTGTACTTTATGAAGCACTGCGTCAAGAAAAAACACGGACTAATCCTTAAAGGATAAAACAATTTACAACTCTTCCGTTCCCATTGAAATGGGAATATATGCCGTTCCCTCTCTCCAGAACTGAGTTAGAGAAAGAAGTGAAAACTTTGTTCTCCAATGGCCTCTCGGGGAATGTGAACGATTTTTACTCCTGGGTGTTTATGGAAACCCAAAGGAAATTCAAGGACAACCCCAATACAACATTGGAAGCCATCACCTCTCTCCTTGAAGAATTAATCAAAGACGGAATTATCACAACCAACCCTTTGGACCCAAGAGAATTTTCTCTTGCAGAATCATCACCTATCATTCGTAAAATGGGAGCTTCCGAACAATTTGTAATTCTTGGAGCTCTGCCTTACAACCCTATGCAGTATGTTCGGGCCCGGTTAGATTATTTTCTAAAACGAAACGGGATTGTCGAAGAGCTGAGGATGGACCTCTGTATTGCCACAGTAGAAGCCGTAGAGAATGCCGCAAAGTACGGTGACGGTGGTGGGGTTGAAGTAATATTTCAGATAGATAAACACAAAACTTTTACTATAGAAATGATCAATACAGTAAAGGACTTTAATCTAGAAGATGATATTCAGAGAGGTAAGTTTTCTTCCACTGCAACACTAATGCGTGGTATGATGGTCATGCAAAAACTTTTTGATTCCGTTGATTTAGAAATTAGCGATAATCGAAAACAAGCTATACTCAAAGCAACTCGTAAACTAACATAGGTCCCTATGGCAAATTTCAAAATGGTTTCTCCTTTTAAGGCTGCCGGAGACCAGGTCAAAGCAATTGAAGATATTGCAAAGTCCTTCGGCGAAGGTAAAAATAAAATTACACTGGTTGGTGTGACAGGTTCAGGAAAAACCTTTACCATGGCCGAGGTCATCACCCGTGTCAAAAAACCAACTCTCATTTTGTCACATAACAAAACTCTAGCAGCCCAGCTATTTCGAGAGTTTAAAGAATTTTTTCCCGAAAATGCAGTAGAATACTTTGTCTCTTATTACGACTACTACCAACCTGAAGCCTACGTTCCTTCTTCTGATACCTTTATTGAAAAAGATATGTCAATGAACGAGGAAATCGATAAACTTAGGTTACGCGCCACTTCGAGTTTGTTAGAGCGAGATGATGTGATCATTGTTAGCTCCGTATCTTGT
Protein-coding regions in this window:
- a CDS encoding ATP-binding protein, encoding MPFPLSRTELEKEVKTLFSNGLSGNVNDFYSWVFMETQRKFKDNPNTTLEAITSLLEELIKDGIITTNPLDPREFSLAESSPIIRKMGASEQFVILGALPYNPMQYVRARLDYFLKRNGIVEELRMDLCIATVEAVENAAKYGDGGGVEVIFQIDKHKTFTIEMINTVKDFNLEDDIQRGKFSSTATLMRGMMVMQKLFDSVDLEISDNRKQAILKATRKLT
- a CDS encoding tRNA (cytidine(34)-2'-O)-methyltransferase, whose product is MEIALYRPEIPPNTGNIARLCVNVGVPLSIVGEPSFDLSEKAVRRAGLDYWKDLDLRRFANYEEFRSQKQAEGSRIFLVSKFGTKVYWDVNFQKTDVFLFGRETSGLPEEIHQSCPPEHIISLPMAEVSRSINLSNAVAIVLYEALRQEKTRTNP